Proteins from a single region of Juglans microcarpa x Juglans regia isolate MS1-56 chromosome 5S, Jm3101_v1.0, whole genome shotgun sequence:
- the LOC121266953 gene encoding protein SODIUM POTASSIUM ROOT DEFECTIVE 1-like codes for MKGIDIFCASQASTDICLSMEQASCSSSSSTIQLGGRAIDRHNPIIRDSRRSSPKPLSTAPCSSHPPINPKPYRKSKKGSSSSSKPNSHHKKSSTTKTICTDQKKKSVATPAEDQIINKNSSQATEIIRKIWAKQDDLITTPASSRYLLSDTAYFDGLSDYDPVLALAPVDDEKNKKKITQSTKEDESAASKPSSSSSPKSPSSDQVVVLRVSLHCKGCEGKLRKHLSRMEGVTSFNIDFKAKKVTIMGDVTPLGVLASVSMVKHAQFWPATVSSPSLAPANGSSHLEIKK; via the exons ATGAAAGGCATAGACATCTTCTGCGCATCCCAAGCCTCAACAGACATATGTCTGAGCATGGAACAAGCCTCCTGCAGCTCCTCTTCCTCCACCATTCAACTCGGCGGCCGAGCCATCGACCGCCACAACCCCATCATTAGAGATTCAAGAAGATCAAGCCCCAAACCTCTCTCCACTGCTCCTTGCTCTTCTCACCCTCCCATCAATCCCAAACCTTACCGGAAGTCCAAGAAaggctcttcttcttcttcaaagcCCAACAGCCACCACAAGAAAAGCTCTACCACTAAGACAATTTGTACTGATCAAAAGAAGAAGAGTGTGGCTACACCAGCTGAGGATCAAATCATCAACAAGAATTCTTCTCAGGCAACTGAAATTATAAGGAAGATTTGGGCTAAACAGGATGACTTAATCACTACTCCTGCTTCGTCTAGATATTTATTGAGCGACACTGCTTACTTCGATGGGTTGTCGGATTACGACCCGGTTTTGGCTTTGGCTCCGGTTGATGacgaaaaaaacaagaagaagatcaCTCAATCTACAAAAGAAGATGAATCTGCTGCTTCAAAACCCTCTTCGTCGTCTTCCCCAAAATCACCTTCCTCTGACCAG GTTGTGGTCCTGAGGGTGTCACTGCACTGCAAAGGCTGTGAAGGAAAATTGAGGAAACATCTATCTAGAATGGAAG GAGTGACGTCCTTCAACATAGACTTCAAAGCTAAAAAGGTGACAATCATGGGAGATGTGACCCCGTTGGGCGTCCTGGCAAGCGTCTCAATGGTGAAACATGCACAGTTTTGGCCAGCTACAGTTTCATCACCTTCATTAGCTCCTGCAAATGGGTCTAGTCATCTAGAaatcaaaaagtaa
- the LOC121267271 gene encoding uncharacterized protein LOC121267271, protein MEELRGKGERSLVGRICADRTIGKDVVRKTIEKIWRVNMSMDFTEIGNNVFVVTFANRGDRNRVLAGCLWLFDSYLFALKPFDGSMQGHLLDFSKANFWIQMYNLQLGGMNCKMGEAISSSIGKVLEVDGEENEVAWGRFIRVKVECELIKPLAWGRTVNYERKQIWIPFRYEKLPKICFRCGCILHSKQGCLGGEGEGSKAEGDLRQFGAWMRASTASCYSAGRQSKASGMGSNFASTDRGKRERRRQMEVF, encoded by the coding sequence ATGGAGGAGCTTCGTGGAAAGGGGGAACGAAGTCTGGTTGGAAGGATCTGTGCTGATCGAACTATTGGAAAGGATGTTGTGAGGAAGACGATAGAAAAGATTTGGCGAGTTAATATGAGCATGGATTTCACTGAAATTGGTAATAATGTCTTTGTTGTGACCTTTGCAAATCGAGGTGATAGAAACAGAGTTCTTGCAGGTTGTCTATGGCTTTTTGATAGCTACCTGTTTGCTCTAAAACCGTTTGATGGAAGTATGCAGGGTCATCTTCTTGATTTTTCGAAGGCTAATTTCTGGATCCAAATGTACAATCTGCAGTTAGGAGGGATGAATTGCAAAATGGGAGAAGCCATTAGCAGTTCCATCGGGAAGGTTTTAGAAGTGGATGGAGAGGAAAATGAGGTAGCATGGGGTAGATTTATAAGGGTGAAAGTAGAATGTGAGCTCATAAAACCGTTAGCTTGGGGAAGAACAGTGAATTATGAGAGGAAGCAGATTTGGATCCCGTTTAGGTACGAAAAATTACCTAAAATCTGTTTTCGCTGTGGATGTATTTTGCACTCAAAACAAGGGTGTTTGGGTGGAGAGGGGGAAGGTTCTAAAGCAGAGGGTGATCTAAGACAGTTTGGGGCTTGGATGAGGGCCTCAACTGCCAGTTGTTATAGTGCTGGAAGGCAGTCAAAAGCCTCAGGAATGGGAAGTAACTTTGCTAGTACTGATCGGGGGAAAAGGGAGAGAAGGCGACAGATGGAGGTGTTTTGA
- the LOC121266952 gene encoding UDP-glucuronic acid decarboxylase 1-like: protein MKQLHKQSIGNHRRDEEIPMGPTSQYSPKTIKHPRSINYLFREQRLLFILVGIFIGSMFFILQPTMSSFGPSEPNSSSSSISRHFSAGLAHREQVSYSVPYPTHHGKVGRVPAGLPRKRSRIVVTGGAGFVGSHLVDKLLDRGDDVIVIDNFFTGRKENLVHRFGNPRFELIRHDVVEPILLEVDQIYHLACPASPVHYKYNPVKTIKTNVMGTLNMLGLAKRIGARFLLTSTSEVYGDPLEHPQKETYWGNVNPIGERSCYDEGKRTAETLAMDYHRGADVEVRIARIFNTYGPRMCLDDGRVVSNFVAQAIRKQPLTVYGDGKQTRSFQYVSDLVNGLVALMESEHVGPFNLGNPGEFTMLELAEVVKETIDSSATIEFRPNTADDPHKRKPDISKAKELLNWEPKISLREGLPLMVSNFQNRILNEDEGKGFN from the exons ATGAAACAGTTGCACAAGCAATCCATCGGGAACCACAGACGAGACGAGGAGATCCCCATGGGGCCAACCTCACAATACTCTCCCAAAACCATCAAACACCCCAGATCCATCAACTACCTCTTCAGAGAACAGAGGCTTCTGTTCATCCTTGTCGGGATTTTTATTGGTTCCATGTTTTTCATTCTCCAGCCAACCATGTCCAGCTTCGGCCCCTCCGAGCCCaactcctcatcctcctccattTCGCGCCACTTTTCTGCCGGACTCGCCCATCGCGAGCAGGTCTCTTACTCCGTTCCATATCCCACGCATCACGGCAAGGTCGGGCGAGTCCCAGCCGGGCTCCCACGGAAGAGATCTAGGATTGTGGTCACCGGTGGTGCCGGATTCGTCGGTAGCCACCTTGTCGATAAGCTTCTAGACAGAGGTGACGATGTGATTGTAATCGATAATTTCTTCACCGGAAGGAAGGAGAATTTAGTGCACCGGTTTGGGAACCCGAGGTTCGAGCTAATCCGCCACGACGTCGTGGAGCCGATACTCCTTGAGGTGGATCAGATCTACCACTTGGCTTGCCCGGCCTCCCCCGTTCATTATAAGTACAATCCCGTCAAGACCATC AAGACTAATGTGATGGGTACCCTGAATATGTTGGGTCTGGCAAAGAGAATTGGAGCAAGGTTTTTGCTTACGAGCACGAGTGAGGTTTATGGCGACCCACTTGAGCATCCCCAGAAAGAAACGTACTGGGGAAACGTGAATCCGATAG GTGAGAGGAGCTGCTATGATGAAGGAAAGCGGACAGCGGAAACCTTAGCAATGGATTATCACCGAGGTGCAGATGTTGAG GTTCGTATTGCTCGCATTTTTAACACATATGGCCCTCGTATGTGTTTAGATGATGGACGTGTTGTTAGCAACTTCGTTGCTCAG GCAATACGCAAACAGCCATTAACAGTATATGGGGATGGAAAGCAAACCCGAAGCTTCCAATATGTCTCTGATCTG GTCAATGGACTGGTTGCATTAATGGAAAGTGAACATGTGGGGCCTTTCAACCTGGGTAATCCAGGGGAGTTCACCATGCTGGAGCTTGCTGAG GTTGTCAAAGAAACAATAGATTCAAGTGCCACAATAGAATTCAGACCAAATACTGCTGATGATCCGCATAAGAGGAAACCAGACATTAGCAAAGCAAAGGAACTACTGAACTGGGAGCCAAAAATCTCACTTAGAGAGGGACTGCCTCTTATGGTGAGTAATTTCCAGAACCGCATTTTGAACGAAGACGAAGGAAAAGGGTTTAACTAG